A part of Setaria viridis chromosome 8, Setaria_viridis_v4.0, whole genome shotgun sequence genomic DNA contains:
- the LOC117833165 gene encoding obtusifoliol 14-alpha demethylase isoform X2, producing MLNLADNQQMLIAGAALLLATITFIKLLVWSGSRGKHLPPTILALPVVGGLIRFMRGPISMIWEEYARLGSVFTLCILNHKITFLIGPEVSEHFFNGHESELSQQEVYKFTVAAFGPGVSFDVKYSVRLEQIRIFAEAVRGNNLRSYVGQMVSEAEEYFTKWGDSGTVDLKYELEQIILLITSRCLLGREVRENLFNDVATLFRDLCNGMQPVSVIFPYLPIPAHRRRDRARARLGEMFSTIIKSRKASGQSEEDMLQRLIDYKYKNGRPTTEGEITGLLIAVLFGGQQTSSITSTWTGAYLLQFKQYFAAAVEEQKEVMKRHGNKIDYDILAEMDVLHRCVKEALRLQPPLPLLFRYSHSDFTVTTKEGKELVVPKGHMVATSPSVANRLPHIYKNPDTYDPNRFAPGRNEDKAAGALSYIPFGGGKHWCIGQLFAYLEIETVWAHLLRNFELELVSPFPESEWNSMVVGVKGELLVKYKRRRLVVGN from the exons ATGCTGAATCTCGCAGACAATCAGCAAATGCTCATTGCTGGTGCTGCGCTGCTACTCGCTACCATCACCTTCATCAAGCTCCTCGTGTGGTCTGGTTCTAGAGGCAAGCATCTGCCACCAACTATCCTGGCGTTGCCGGTGGTTGGTGGGCTGATCCGGTTCATGCGTGGCCCCATCTCCATGATCTGGGAGGAGTATGCGCGTCTTGGCAGCGTGTTCACCCTCTGCATACTCAACCACAAGATCACCTTCTTGATTGGTCCTGAGGTGTCAGAGCACTTCTTCAATGGTCATGAGTCTGAGTTGAGCCAGCAGGAGGTGTACAAGTTCACTGTGGCAGCGTTTGGCCCAGGAGTTTCGTTTGATGTGAAGTATTCCGTGAGGCTGGAGCAGATCCGGATCTTCGCTGAGGCAGTCCGTGGTAACAATCTCCGCAGCTATGTCGGTCAGATGGTTTCTGAAGCTGAG GAGTACTTCACAAAGTGGGGAGACAGTGGCACTGTTGATTTGAAGTATGAGCTGGAGCAGATCATCCTACTGATTACTAGCCGCTGCTTGCTTGGAAGGGAGGTGCGAGAGAATCTCTTTAATGATGTTGCCACCCTCTTCCGTGATCTTTGCAATGGGATGCAGCCAGTGAGTGTTATATTCCCCTACCTCCCAATCCCTGCACATCGGCGCCGTGACCGGGCACGGGCACGGTTGGGAGAAATGTTCTCCACCATCATCAAGTCCCGCAAGGCCTCTGGGCAGTCTGAGGAGGACATGCTGCAGCGCTTAATTGATTACAAGTACAAGAATGGGCGCCCCACCACAGAGGGTGAGATAACTGGGCTACTTATAGCAGTACTCTTTGGCGGACAGCAGACTAGCTCTATCACCTCGACCTGGACAGGGGCCTACCTCCTTCAGTTCAAGCAGTACTTTGCAGCTGCTGTGGAGGAGCAGAAGGAGGTCATGAAGCGGCACGGGAACAAGATTGATTATGACATCTTGGCAGAGATGGACGTCCTCCACCGTTGCGTCAAGGAGGCTCTCAGGCTTCAACCGCCCCTACCCCTATTGTTCCGCTACTCGCACTCCGACTTCACCGTGACAACCAAGGAAGGCAAAGAGCTTGTCGTCCCCAAGGGCCACATGGTCGCGACGTCCCCGTCTGTCGCCAACAGGCTCCCCCACATCTACAAGAACCCTGACACGTATGACCCCAACCGGTTCGCGCCTGGAAGGAATGAGGACAAGGCGGCAGGCGCCCTGTCGTACATCCCCTTCGGAGGCGGCAAGCACTGGTGCATCGGCCAGCTCTTCGCCTACCTGGAGATTGAGACGGTGTGGGCGCACCTGCTGAGGAACTTCGAGCTGGAGCTGGTCTCCCCGTTCCCGGAGAGCGAATGGAACTCGATGGTCGTCGGCGTCAAGGGCGAGTTGCTGGTGAAGTACAAGCGGCGCAGGCTCGTGGTTGGAAACTAA
- the LOC117833165 gene encoding obtusifoliol 14-alpha demethylase isoform X1 has translation MNQEMLNLADNQQMLIAGAALLLATITFIKLLVWSGSRGKHLPPTILALPVVGGLIRFMRGPISMIWEEYARLGSVFTLCILNHKITFLIGPEVSEHFFNGHESELSQQEVYKFTVAAFGPGVSFDVKYSVRLEQIRIFAEAVRGNNLRSYVGQMVSEAEEYFTKWGDSGTVDLKYELEQIILLITSRCLLGREVRENLFNDVATLFRDLCNGMQPVSVIFPYLPIPAHRRRDRARARLGEMFSTIIKSRKASGQSEEDMLQRLIDYKYKNGRPTTEGEITGLLIAVLFGGQQTSSITSTWTGAYLLQFKQYFAAAVEEQKEVMKRHGNKIDYDILAEMDVLHRCVKEALRLQPPLPLLFRYSHSDFTVTTKEGKELVVPKGHMVATSPSVANRLPHIYKNPDTYDPNRFAPGRNEDKAAGALSYIPFGGGKHWCIGQLFAYLEIETVWAHLLRNFELELVSPFPESEWNSMVVGVKGELLVKYKRRRLVVGN, from the exons ATGAACCAGGAAATGCTGAATCTCGCAGACAATCAGCAAATGCTCATTGCTGGTGCTGCGCTGCTACTCGCTACCATCACCTTCATCAAGCTCCTCGTGTGGTCTGGTTCTAGAGGCAAGCATCTGCCACCAACTATCCTGGCGTTGCCGGTGGTTGGTGGGCTGATCCGGTTCATGCGTGGCCCCATCTCCATGATCTGGGAGGAGTATGCGCGTCTTGGCAGCGTGTTCACCCTCTGCATACTCAACCACAAGATCACCTTCTTGATTGGTCCTGAGGTGTCAGAGCACTTCTTCAATGGTCATGAGTCTGAGTTGAGCCAGCAGGAGGTGTACAAGTTCACTGTGGCAGCGTTTGGCCCAGGAGTTTCGTTTGATGTGAAGTATTCCGTGAGGCTGGAGCAGATCCGGATCTTCGCTGAGGCAGTCCGTGGTAACAATCTCCGCAGCTATGTCGGTCAGATGGTTTCTGAAGCTGAG GAGTACTTCACAAAGTGGGGAGACAGTGGCACTGTTGATTTGAAGTATGAGCTGGAGCAGATCATCCTACTGATTACTAGCCGCTGCTTGCTTGGAAGGGAGGTGCGAGAGAATCTCTTTAATGATGTTGCCACCCTCTTCCGTGATCTTTGCAATGGGATGCAGCCAGTGAGTGTTATATTCCCCTACCTCCCAATCCCTGCACATCGGCGCCGTGACCGGGCACGGGCACGGTTGGGAGAAATGTTCTCCACCATCATCAAGTCCCGCAAGGCCTCTGGGCAGTCTGAGGAGGACATGCTGCAGCGCTTAATTGATTACAAGTACAAGAATGGGCGCCCCACCACAGAGGGTGAGATAACTGGGCTACTTATAGCAGTACTCTTTGGCGGACAGCAGACTAGCTCTATCACCTCGACCTGGACAGGGGCCTACCTCCTTCAGTTCAAGCAGTACTTTGCAGCTGCTGTGGAGGAGCAGAAGGAGGTCATGAAGCGGCACGGGAACAAGATTGATTATGACATCTTGGCAGAGATGGACGTCCTCCACCGTTGCGTCAAGGAGGCTCTCAGGCTTCAACCGCCCCTACCCCTATTGTTCCGCTACTCGCACTCCGACTTCACCGTGACAACCAAGGAAGGCAAAGAGCTTGTCGTCCCCAAGGGCCACATGGTCGCGACGTCCCCGTCTGTCGCCAACAGGCTCCCCCACATCTACAAGAACCCTGACACGTATGACCCCAACCGGTTCGCGCCTGGAAGGAATGAGGACAAGGCGGCAGGCGCCCTGTCGTACATCCCCTTCGGAGGCGGCAAGCACTGGTGCATCGGCCAGCTCTTCGCCTACCTGGAGATTGAGACGGTGTGGGCGCACCTGCTGAGGAACTTCGAGCTGGAGCTGGTCTCCCCGTTCCCGGAGAGCGAATGGAACTCGATGGTCGTCGGCGTCAAGGGCGAGTTGCTGGTGAAGTACAAGCGGCGCAGGCTCGTGGTTGGAAACTAA